Below is a genomic region from Brassica oleracea var. oleracea cultivar TO1000 chromosome C9, BOL, whole genome shotgun sequence.
GAAGAAGAAAGACTCAAAGAGAGAGATGAAGTATATAAGTCCCGTAAATTGTAAGAAAAGGAGAGAGTTGAACAAAAAAAGTAAGAAAAGTAGAGAAGCCGAAGAAGATGACTAATTTGAAAGCTGATTTTATATGTTTGATGACTCAGATGGTACGTCATCTGAATATGATAAATTTAGTTCATACAGTGAGTCTCCAACACATAAGTTATGTCTGAATTATGCTTACGTTACAGCTGACTTATGCATACGTTACGGCTGACTTATGAATGCGTTACGACTGATTTATGCATACTTTACGGCTGAGTTATATATACGTTACGGTTGAGTTATAATCAAATTATGGTTGAGTTATGCATACGTCATGACTGAGTTATTGTTACAATACGGCTTTGTTATAATCAAATGTTGAGTTATGGTTACAATACAACTTTGCTATAACAATGTTCCCGCCCAAAGTACGAAACGTCGCGAAACAAACTACACTTGACGCCTGAATTATAGGAACGTTACGGCTGACTTATACCATTCAGATATGTTACGGTAGAGTTATGCATACTTTACGGCTGAGTTATAATCAAATTACGGTTGAGTTATGCATACGTTATGGCTGAATTATGGTTACAATACGGATTTGTTATAACCAAGTCGACCAAAAAGCTTCTAGCAGGCTCAAGATTTATCATCCAAACTTAAATTGAATTTAGAAACCAAAAGAGAAACTAAAAAGATAATCTATAGATTAGGAATCAAGAGACAAATCAGTCGCATAAACAACATAGATCTAAAAACTCAAAAATCTGAGACATATCTATTGCAGTGGTTGTCGTCTTCGATCATGGTCGGTTAGAGTATAAGCTTTCTCTCCTCCAATGTCATGTATGGTGATCCAACATCCTGCTGCTCCCTCTCTCATCGGATTCGTCGTTTTGCAGAAGAAGAAAGAGTTAAAGAAAGAGAGAGATGAAGAGGCTAAGTCCCGTCAATTGTAAAAAAAAATGAGAGAATGAATTTTGGCATTTAGATTTCATTTAATCAATGACCATAAATTGTGATCATTGAAAAAAAAAGGTGAGGATAGACAAAAATATAATTTTGAACCCTTTGATTAAAATCCAACAATTGTCATGAAAAAAGCAATATAAATTGTAATTTTAGTTCTTTTCAATTTGTTTTTGAAAATTGCTTAAATTTAAAGAATGTAGTTACAGGTTTAAATCAATTTTTTTAAAAAAAATAATTAGAATTTGAGTTTAACTCTAAACTATAAACCTAAATTTTAAACCTAAACCATAAAATTTAAATAATAATAAATATCAGATTTAATGTTCAAAGATAAACTTTATACTTTTTACAACTTTATAATTCTATAGTTTCGGATTTGAGGTTTAGATTTAAGAAAACATTAAAGTTAGAGGCTTATAAGTAAGAATTGTATAAGTGATTGTAAGAGAACATATATCTCAAGATCAAGTTAAAGTCTCAACTTGAAAATTCAAGAAACTATACACATTCAGTTGATTTATATTCACTTGATATTGATAAGATGATCTTCAATATAAGTTTTTAAAGTACTTGAATTCAGTTTTCAGATTTTAGTGTATGTTTGAGGTATTGCTGAGTTATATAAACGATGTGATTGAGTTATCTAAATGACACATCTGAGTTATATAAACATTTTCTGATTTTAGGGTATGTTTGAGTTATATAAATGACATGGCTTAGATAAATAAACAACACGACTGAGTTGTGTAAACATAGCATAAGTCAAATACAAAATACATAAGTGAGTTATGTTTCTTACATAGAAAACCAAAAATACAGTTTTTTTGCACCATTCCAGTGATAACTCCTCCATGTCTCCAAGCTTCATTGAACTCCTCAGTGTCGTCTCTGCTTAATCTGTCACTGCTTTCTGTCACCTCCATTCTCTTCTTGTTCAATCTTCTCTTTTACTCATATATGAATTTTTTTTTAGATTATCCAAATATGGGTATCAAATCACAAACAAACTTAAATGAATACATCCCACAATTGCCAATTTGGGTGTTTTTTGGAATGTATTTGTCTTTTCTCCTCGGAATGCACATTTCTTATAGCTAGGTTTTCGGAGATTGACGGGAAGTAACTCAGCCACAACTGCATATATAAACCAGCCGTAAAAAAAAGTAACTCAGCCACAACATAAATTAAAATTCAGCCACAAACTCGAAAAACTCAGCAGAGAAGATGATTTCGGGCGATTGCAGCGAAGAAGATTTCGTAGAAACGCTTGCGGAGAAGAAGATTTCGGCGAAGATGTTATCGGAGAAGACAGTTCGAGTATTTCGGACAATAAACAACAATATTGACTCAAAAGATTAGGATTTAAGCGACGAACGGTGAAACTTGTGGTTTTTTTCAACACATGAAATTTAGTTACAAAGACGATTCATTGTTTTTCTTCACTTTTGATCAAAATAATTACAGTTATTAAAGACGTGGATATAGTAATTACTGACATAAATTTGTTGCTTAAAAATAATCTCAATTAAAAAAGAAATTAACCAAGGGCCTTATTAGTAATTTACTAGGGGTATACAAACATTCTAGTAATTTTTAAAACATGTATATTATTCTATTCATATCCCAAATTTCCCGTAACATTCCAGTAATTTTCTCAAAAAAATATTATTAAGAATTTGAATGTCATGTATTCAATACCGACTTCTGAAAGTATTTTACATCTTTCTGGTTACTGATGTATTTTCTTCCTTAGTTACAAACTAGGATAAGATCCACGCGTGGGGTGAGATATGCATAAAAATCATATATTCAAAGTAGGGTTGTTCAATACAGATTTTGGTCTTGTCTCGGCTCAGTTTTTCGATATTTTGGTTTATAAAAATTAGATACCATATTAAAATCATATTTGTTTTGGTTTGGTTCAATTTATATATTGTTGGTTTTTGGTTTATTCAATTTTAGTCTGGCATGGTTTGGTTTTTCGATATATTGGTTTATAAAAATTAGATACCATATTAAAATCATATTTATTTTGGTTTGGTTCGGTTTATATACTGTCAGTTTTTGGTTTATACCAAAAAACTTAAACTATATTTATCTTTTATTAAATTTTGTCAATTTAATTTTGTACTATTATATACATCAATTTTATTAAATACTACTCTAAATTTAGAATGCTTTTCTTTTATATTTAACTATTAAAAATAATTGTTAAATTATAGTTATTATAGATTCATAAAAGAAAAGAAAAATGGTTAGTAATATACTAAATTTAAGACAAATGTAATTATTCAAATTAACGTCTTAAATATTAAGATCATATAAATAAAATAAACTACATGTATATAAATATTAAGATTATGTAATTTACATAAAACTATACAACTATATTTTAATTAATCATTTTATATGGTTTGATCGATTTATATACTGAAACCATATCTATACACCACGGTTTCTAGAAATAACATATATTCGGTTTATACAGTGTTACCAAATCAAACTATAGTAGTATAGTTTTATGTAAATTATTATACATGAAAATGTTGTCGCCGATATGATTACATCGAATGATGATGATATCGTTGGAGTACTAGCAATAATTTATATAAGATTATTCGTTAGGTTAAGGTGAAGGTATAATAGCATTAACTGTCGCGCAGCCTAATAATTATTTTTTTCCTTAGTTACCGTGATTTTTTGGGCAATAACTCGGAGCCAAAGTTTGTTTAGTATTCAATATAAATTCCCATATATAGGTCATACAGAAATATTGTGTGTCGAGCAAATATATTCGATGTATATAATAGTTATTTGATTAAGCTTTATATATTTATTTTTTCGTTAATAGATAAAAACATAATATGTATAATATATATACCTACCTAAATTACATTAATTCTAAAAGTAGGTAACACGGTTAATGAAGATTTTGTTTTTCGTTATAAAACTAATATTTCAAAATTATTTGATTGATTTCTGGTTTGGTTAAATTGAAATTTCAATGCCACATAAGCAAAATCAACAGTGTATAAACCGTATATTAATTATAGAGTCCACTGATATTGTTTTGAAATATATTTCATTGTTCTATACTCGGATATATAACAATCAATGATCTACTCCTTCGATATTATACAATTTTCATTGTTTACTACTTGGTTTAATAAAGAAATTAGAAAAGTTACTATTGAATAAAACACACTCACTTCTAAGTCGTTTTATGATTTGCTTAAAGAAAAAAAATTGACCTCTAAAAAATTTATACCACATTGTCTCTGAAATCTAAAACCTATAACACATCATACCGTCTTTGATAATAATTTTGACCGTTAAAGAACCTATAACATCCGTGGGTATGTGTTGAGTTTTGAACAAAACATTACTCTGAAATTATTTGAGACAACTTGGTATACATAATGGTGAAAAACATTTATTGAAGACCTTGCTCATTGTAAAAATAACTCATTATAAAAAAAAAATCAGTGGGAGGAATCATATGTGGGAATGCGTTCGTTATGAGAACGAAAACAAATGATTACAATAAAATTGTTTGCACTTTATTAAATCAAAAATGAAAAAGGTTGTTGTGAATCATAAAAGATAATATTATATAAGCATACTTTTGGGGCAAACCATATGTTTTTTGGGCGACTATAATTATATGTCGCAAACAATTTTATCTTTATAGACATTAAGTATTAAATTTATCATATACATTTATGTTTGGGTTAATATAAGTTTTTCTAACAATTGAATTTTGAATTTACTAATTATTCAATTGATTTTAATGATGCCACATAAGCCAAATTGATATCCTAAACTAATGACACTTAAGTAAAGTTTTTTTTTAATTAATACAAATTTAAAGTTATAATTTTTTAAATGATTCTCAATTAATATATTAATATATAGGGGATATTAATATACCAAATTCAACATTACATTTTTTAAACAGGTAAGCTGGTGTCGGAAAAAAAAAACAGGTAGGCTTGTAACTTAAAATATGCTTAAACATCACACGAGCTTGAGGACCTTAACCCCAAATCCAATTCCTAAAAACGTAGCAATGGCAATCCCAAATATTCCGACAAGAATCCCAGGGACTATCAACGAGCTCCATCCTTTTTCTGTGGCCATTCCAGCAGCAGTTGTGGGGCCTCCAACATTAGCGTTTGATGCAAGAAGCAAATGCTTTAGCTCTATTTTCATCACTTTTCCTATTCCCAGTAACACCCCCATATGTATCACTATTTGTAACAAAGCAAATATAAATATGCTTGGTCCTGTGTCTATTACACTCCTTATGTTACCACTAGCTCCCAACACTGCAAAAAACACCTGTTTTCCGTATATTCTAATTTCATCAGACTGAATTGGTCGTTGATATCATCAATAAGGAAAAGATGGTGAAAATATATCTCTTGAATCATAGCATCTCACCTGCATGAGAACTAGAGCCATTGCTTCTCCAGCTGGTGCTAGATGGTCAAACTGAGACGGAAATATAGTTGCTAAAACAACAACTATAGCAGTAATTGCTGGTAAGCTACCACCCGAAATACCGAAATACTTTGTGAAAACAGTTGCAACTTTGCATATAGCTAAAGACACAACTATTCCTGTAGCCATTTGTATCACAGAGATTTTATCTCTGCCTTCGTTCAGCTTCACACAATCTTGCCATTGCAAAAAAAAAAAGAACACATTATAAGATTAGTTCTGAATTAAACACAAGTTAGGTATATATCATCACCATCTTACCACTAGTTTGTGGTAGTAAAGATTCAGCAGGTATTTTAGAAGCTAAAGCGAACAATGTCATGAAATAGAAAGCGCATATTACGCTATCCGCAGCAAGTCCAGCTGCTATTACTGAAGACGAAACATCAAGAGCTTTCGCTATTGCAATGTAGTTTCCAGCTGCACATAAACAATAATAATAAAAAAACTTTATATTGTCACAAAAATGTGATTTAAATTGATAATTTTGTTACCTCCACCAATATGTCTTCCCATAAGGGCAGCTGCTATCTTCCAACTATCAGAACCAAGCGATTTCATCGGTACCAGAACGTAAGCCAAAACTGTACCAACTGTTGTAGCCACTATTTTTCACAACAAAAGAATGGCTTAGATAAAAGCATAGTTTCGAAAGCAGAAAAATGATCATGTAGATAAGTGGTGGAGGGATTAGCATTTTATACGTGATCCGATA
It encodes:
- the LOC106316186 gene encoding uncharacterized membrane protein YjcL-like isoform X2; its protein translation is MVTTLPFLNVTSIPSPASKTFLRRRNTASHQNSHAFSIGEVSSPLSSSSSSHSSRFCREIFVRPEVSSPTRLVTVRSLLSTPLISPNDQWGMWTALFATGTFGLWADLRRVIQSTGKLLLAFLIGSLATTVGTVLAYVLVPMKSLGSDSWKIAAALMGRHIGGAGNYIAIAKALDVSSSVIAAGLAADSVICAFYFMTLFALASKIPAESLLPQTSDCVKLNEGRDKISVIQMATGIVVSLAICKVATVFTKYFGISGGSLPAITAIVVVLATIFPSQFDHLAPAGEAMALVLMQVFFAVLGASGNIRSVIDTGPSIFIFALLQIVIHMGVLLGIGKVMKIELKHLLLASNANVGGPTTAAGMATEKGWSSLIVPGILVGIFGIAIATFLGIGFGVKVLKLV
- the LOC106316186 gene encoding uncharacterized membrane protein YjcL-like isoform X1 — encoded protein: MVTTLPFLNVTSIPSPASKTFLRRRNTASHQNSHAFSIGEVSSPLSSSSSSHSSRFCREIFVRPEVSSPTRLVTVRSLLSTPLISPNDQWGMWTALFATGTFGLWSEKTRIGSAMSVHLADLRRVIQSTGKLLLAFLIGSLATTVGTVLAYVLVPMKSLGSDSWKIAAALMGRHIGGAGNYIAIAKALDVSSSVIAAGLAADSVICAFYFMTLFALASKIPAESLLPQTSDCVKLNEGRDKISVIQMATGIVVSLAICKVATVFTKYFGISGGSLPAITAIVVVLATIFPSQFDHLAPAGEAMALVLMQVFFAVLGASGNIRSVIDTGPSIFIFALLQIVIHMGVLLGIGKVMKIELKHLLLASNANVGGPTTAAGMATEKGWSSLIVPGILVGIFGIAIATFLGIGFGVKVLKLV